The Zerene cesonia ecotype Mississippi chromosome 19, Zerene_cesonia_1.1, whole genome shotgun sequence genome has a window encoding:
- the LOC119834660 gene encoding solute carrier family 22 member 2-like: MEKEKGSDVLSDILERFGKYQIIQYILVCLPIIFVSMNSVNYVFIAGDVGYRCFIPECESSNPSYSVDWWPNSVTDRCKKPMLNKSLLEDNVCANSSFLTEVETCTHWVYESNNTIVGEFDMACEPWKTNIIGMIRNIGMATSMLIVGWVADKIGRKPAFIVCAVGVLLGNFKTITTSYNIYITLEFLESLVSGGAYTSGMVLMIEIGGKKNRILAGVLFAYAIYMGEALFACIAMLVPYWKHLLYIMCCPSIVFLSYIFIIKESPRWQILNERTEKAKNTLKVIAKMNKIDVNLAVLDNLSEDQLKRTCSDESKSKREGYKDVFKSREMIKRILVASFCRFTVSFIYYGLIVNSVWLPGNKYTNFMLAAVMSFPGELISMYFMNKYGRKVPLFLGYLICAAACIMSGYVSDHYTEIKISLFLIGKLVVAACYTGIVTYTMELFPTSVRGSLLGFCTLASCAGTTLAPLSSILTRISPALTSVCFGFSAVVSSLLLILTPETKDLPLMDTIGQVQDYVKAAKEKRALKKQKNDTNNSFEVEYTTRF; encoded by the exons ATGGAAAAGGAAAAAGGAAGCGATGTGTTATCGGACATATTAGAGAGATTTGGCAAATAccaaataattcaatatattttagtgtGCCTGCCAatcatttttgtttctatGAATAGTGTTAATTACGTTTTCATTGCTGGGGATGTCGGTTACAG GTGCTTTATACCAGAATGCGAGTCCTCAAATCCATCATACTCAGTAGATTGGTGGCCGAATTCAGTTACCGATAGATGCAAGAAGCCGATGTTAAACAAATCTCTATTGGAAGACAATGTTTGTGCAAACAGCAGTTTTCTAACCGAGGTGGAAACATGCACGCATTGGGTTTATGAAAGTAACAATACAATTGTAGGTGAG TTCGATATGGCCTGTGAACCATGGAAAACGAATATTATCGGAATGATACGAAATATTGGCATGGCCACATCTATGCTCATAGTGGGATGGGTTGCAGATAA gattGGCCGTAAACCTGCATTTATAGTGTGCGCAGTTGGCGTTTTATTAGGAAATTTCAAGACAATCACTActtcatacaatatatacataactttGGAGTTTCTGGAATCTCTCGTGTCAGGTGGAGCTTATACTTCTGGGATGGTTTTAA tGATTGAAATTGGCGGGAAGAAGAACAGGATACTTGCTGGGGTTTTATTCGCATATGCAATTTACATGGGTGAAGCTTTGTTCGCGTGCATTGCTATGCTAGTACCCTATTGGAAACACTTACTTTACATTATGTGCTGTCCATCTATAGTATTTCTTTCATACATCTTCATTATCAAAGAGAGCCCCAGGTGGCAAATTTTGAATGAGAGGACTGAAAAAGCGAAGAATACTCTCAAAGTCATAGCcaaaatgaacaaaatagACGTAAATTTAGCGGTTTTAGATAATTTAAGTGAAGACCAGTTAAAACGGACGTGTAGCGACGAATCAAAGAGCAAAAGGGAAGGTTACAAAGATGTATTCAAATCTAGAGAAATGATTAAACGGATATTGGTCGCATCTTTCTGTAGATTTACAGttagtttcatatattatggTCTAATTGTGAATTCTGTTTGGTTGCCtggaaacaaatatacaaacttcATGTTAGCGGCTGTTATGTCGTTTCCAGGAGAACTGatttctatgtattttatgaataaatatgggAGGAAGGTGCCTTTATTTTTGGGGTACTTGATATGTGCCGCCGCTTGTATTATGAGTGGATATGTCTCTGATC ATTACACAGAGATTAAAATTTCTCTTTTCCTGATCGGAAAGCTTGTGGTTGCCGCCTGTTACACTGGAATAGTTACTTACACAATGGAACTATTTCCAACCAGTGTGAGAGGCTCCCTACTCGGGTTCTGCACGTTGGCGTCTTGTGCTGGTACTACGTTAGCTCCATTATCATCTATATTG ACAAGAATATCACCAGCGCTAACTTCCGTATGCTTTGGTTTTTCGGCTGTGGTATCTAgtttacttttaattcttaCCCCGGAAACCAAGGATCTGCCTCTAATGGACACAATAGGACAAGTACAGGACTATGTTAAAGCTGCCAAAGAAAAAAGGGCCctgaaaaaacaaaagaatgaCACAAATAATTCGTTTGAAGTCGAATATACAACGCGGTTTTGA
- the LOC119834292 gene encoding organic cation transporter protein-like, producing the protein MESGRVVEKFGSFHVLHFFLTCLPALFNAMSNVNFVLLTSDVNYRCRVPECESNRQEYMPTWWPTAVDRCSRPVLNGTIKTTCTNTSFSDALEKCDEWIYETNNTVIAELGLACQPIKANMIGTMHNIAMATSMLLAGRIADWIGRKPTMIFCSVSTFLGIFKTLAPSYYVYIAFEFLEAIGAGGIVTVGLVIMIETSNKKYRLLGGVLFGYFIYTGEVIFACLAMVIPYWKNLLYAVYAPTILFLLYIPISKETLRWLIIHEKVDEAKRLIKTIVKMNKVDIDPNDIDKMDLETMKVACEVETIETKEGYTDAFKSPELVKRFLIGTFCRFTVVFIYYGLTVNSVGLPGNRNMNFLLTSLISYPGDFLCLIFMNRFGRKFPLICGYALCGVTCVLFAFVPSGLNWLKITLYLISKLVVAACYTGVVTYIIELFPTSVRGSLFGLCILFASLGTTLAPLTPSLSTIMMSICFGCSAITSSILLFFVPETNNRQLVDTVEQLEDMMRANKERSVKYRNGHENCGFDHDEESRAH; encoded by the exons ATGGAGAGTGGTAGAGTGGTAGAAAAATTTGGTAGCTTCCACGTTCTTCATTTCTTTCTAACGTGTTTACCAGCTCTCTTTAATGCCATGAGcaatgttaattttgttttgcttaCTAGTGATGTAAATTACCG CTGCCGTGTCCCAGAATGTGAAAGCAACAGACAAGAGTACATGCCCACATGGTGGCCCACAGCAGTCGATCGTTGTTCCAGACCCGTCTTAAATGGCACGATAAAGACCACATGCACTAATACTTCTTTTAGTGATGCCCTTGAGAAATGTGATGAATGGATCTACGAAACAAACAACACCGTAATAGCTGAG TTAGGCCTGGCTTGCCAACCTATAAAGGCAAATATGATAGGCACGATGCATAACATTGCGATGGCCACATCAATGCTCCTAGCTGGAAGGATAGCTGATtg GATTGGCCGCAAGCCAACTATGATTTTCTGTTCCGTTAGTACGTTTTTAGGGATTTTCAAAACATTAGCCCCATCGTACTATGTTTATATAGCATTCGAATTTTTAGAAGCAATCGGTGCGGGAGGAATCGTAACGGTTGGTTTAGTAATTA tGATCGAAACGTCCAACAAGAAATATCGCCTTCTCGGTGGCGTTTtatttggatattttatttatacaggcGAAGTTATTTTTGCGTGTTTAGCGATGGTTATTCCGTATTGGAAAAACCTATTGTACGCCGTTTACGCCCCGACCATTTTGTTCCTCTTATATATTCCTATTTCCAAAGAGACTCTACGATGGCTTATCATACACGAGAAAGTTGATGAAGCAAAGcgtttaataaaaacgattgttaaaatgaataaagtaGATATAGATCCAAACGACATAGATAAGATGGACTTAGAAACGATGAAAGTAGCTTGTGAAGTAGAAACAATTGAAACTAAAGAAGGATATACAGACGCGTTTAAGTCTCCTGAGTTAGTGAAGAGATTTTTGATTGGAACTTTTTGTAGATTTACGGTTGTGTTCATTTATTATGGGTTAACTGTTAACTCTGTTGGGTTACCGGGGAATAGGAATATGAATTTTCTATTGACGTCATTGATATCGTATCCCGGGGACTTCCTGTGtttgatatttatgaatagaTTTGGGAGGAAGTTTCCACTTATTTGCGGGTATGCGCTGTGTGGAGTTACGTGTGTTCTCTTTGCATTTGTACCGTCag GTTTAAATTGGctcaaaataacattatatttaatatcgaaATTGGTAGTAGCGGCGTGCTACACTGGTGTTGTAACGTATATTATAGAACTATTTCCCACTAGTGTGAGGGGTTCTTTATTTGGGTTGTGTATTCTTTTTGCATCTTTGGGAACCACTCTTGCTCCACTTACGCCTAGTTTA TCGACCATCATGATGTCCATATGCTTTGGATGTTCCGCAATTACTTCATCCATACTTCTTTTCTTTGTTCCTGAAACGAATAACAGACAATTAGTGGATACAGTTGAACAACTAGAAGACATGATGAGAGCTAATAAGGAAAGAAGTGTGAAGTATAGGAATGGACATGAAAACTGTGGTTTCGACCATGACGAAGAATCTCGCgctcattaa
- the LOC119834415 gene encoding uncharacterized protein LOC119834415 — translation MQLPETPPPPLAPLWDRVLRARALPPDLDVQLLYTAIKDRLTHPEWEVRLHALRVLADLLPLSNNALSFPFDQVIDNLGYSSPNVRKAALDALKVFCTHCEEPECAARAILDKCSYNNIRPHSADFNFKINVVTGLILSIPALVGILKRRCRDLDLYPIFEDLGQKLFDPLHRDVALRSLMKLRRVCGPRDYMLLFSKFDSRIQEKFRYLCEIYDEDSMDVYYAPRKPRNQHLMQINRILNSSTTIPLNFSTDSSSESESYRIPLNNNNYAKVIIETEIKFDSDTAITMTVLEQNETESDRNIGSDEDCDSDDRMFLKYSEVESEEDSDVVVKKVRFGGESVKIRTPDSDNLLNSEDDSNQNRRSELIDKSAMLEQPSILNKAKELKKETSEKERTVPKRSGIPLPVINRGNGLSNGKTNKLKSKSLSELYDYFKCGKESAKSKDRTGFALTLTDVRSPEKVPSPVEVHREVEVLHNLQRSPTLSPRRQQTRVSVEKNGFVLSLIASSPPESLLVSPRPSSHLKTQYDWETLGIVPKHVADQLHNTENWIAAVKAADQLHGALLETDNVLRVEPAALSLVQHMWALSDAIPATKAPSEGVVCAVVRNSSADCIRQLLPTLLERTTREPPPNALPHALLQRIALHHLVELVFDPNVIRLPESEIEEARLRSALCLARAAGPAAVLAAVRRRLSGSSQADIFCDKLRDRLNRPVEGIRSYHFTNGYRSHLPVSTRRARSTPPAPAPRPRRLRPLPDSAPLPGISSPGRVFDVKPQTNLHERDSSANTRTSDKADISTPLKDEKAIIEDVSEPTESGMQKAEVVSQAPSTPSIHVEDCSEKSSQSQPSLYDKTPTEQQEEEKQLEETISQESVEKVENTVSRPQSVKSALSERPTSYHSNESIQIVHEEDEPKRIVERDVRTALAETILSPRHEDWEAIVSALAEIERLAADETARAPAASWRAVVRSASAHVRSLRSRVARAACAALGTLFDHRGKILEPEVEEAAGALLERCADANRFLRAEAANALGRVACGAGCARAGVALARRGATHRAGPVRAAAAQALARLARHAGASKILELPPEPRIVILRAAGELLGDAHPETRLHARHLCVTLAEDPRFNQMLKDSMTPSRYRAIEKYVEKLRCR, via the exons ATGCAACTGCCCGAAACGCCGCCGCCGCCCCTTGCACCCCTTTGGGACCGTGTGTTGCGAGCTCGTGCCTTACCTCCAGATCTCGACGTGCAATTACTTTATACAGCTATCAAAGATCGACTCACACACCCAGAATGGGAAGTACGGTTGCATGCGTTACGCGTGCTGGCTGATCTACTGCCGCTCTCAAATAATGCACTCTCCTTCCCCTTTGATCAAGTTATCGACAATCTTGGATATAGCTCGCCGAATGTAAGAAAGGCCGCGTTGGACGCTTTGAAGGTATTTTGCACGCACTGTGAAGAACCCGAATGTGCAGCACGTGCTATATTAGACAAGTGTTCCTACAATAATATTCGACCCCATTCCGCtgatttcaatttcaaaattaatgttgTGACTGGATTGATACTTTCTATACCTGCCCTCGTcggtatattaaaaagaaggTGTAGAGACCTTGACCTGTACCCTATATTTGAAGATTTAGGTCAAAAGTTATTTGACCCACTTCATCGGGACGTTGCCTTAAGATCATTAATGAAATTGCGTCGTGTCTGTGGACCACGTGACTATATGTTACTATTTTCTAAATTCGATTCGAGGATACAGGAAAAATTTCGATATTTGTGTGAAATATACGACGAAGACTCCATGGATGTTTATTACGCTCCGAGAAAACCCCGCAATCAACACCTTATGCAAATTAatcgtattttaaatagttcaaCCACAATACCTCTTAATTTTTCCACTGATTCCTCATCTGAATCTGAGTCTTATAGAATTccattgaataataataattatgccaAAGTGATTATTGAAACTGAAATAAAGTTTGATTCGGACACGGCGATTACAATGACTGTTTTGGAACAAAATGAAACTGAATCTGATAGAAATATTGGAAGTGATGAAGATTGTGATAGTGATGATcgaatgtttttgaaatacagTGAAGTCGAGTCAGAAGAGGATTCCGACGTAGTGGTGAAAAAGGTTCGGTTCGGTGGTGAAAGTGTTAAAATACGGACGCCGGATAGTGACAATTTGTTAAACAGTGAAGATGACTCAAATCAAAATAGACGTTCCGAATTGATTGACAAATCCGCTATGTTAGAACAACCTAGTATTTTGAATAAAGCAAAagaattaaagaaagaaactTCTGAAAAAGAACGAACAGTACCTAAGAGAAGTGGAATACCGTTGCCAGTTATAAATAGGGGAAATGGTCTCAGCAATGGTAAGACTAACAAGCTTAAATCAAAATCATTGAGTGAattgtatgattattttaagtgTGGGAAGGAAAGTGCAAAATCAAAGGATCGAACGGGATTTGCGTTGACTCTCACCGATGTGAGATCTCCTGAAAAAGTTCCGAGTCCAGTTGAAGTACATAGAGAGGTGGaagttttacataatttacaaaGGAGTCCTACTTTATCTCCAAGACGACAGCAAACCCGAGTGAGTGTTGAGAAAAATGG ATTTGTTCTCAGTCTAATCGCATCGTCTCCGCCTGAGTCCTTGTTGGTATCACCGCGACCGTCTTCACATCTGAAGACGCAATATGACTGGGAGACACTGGGTATTGTACCCAAACACGTTGCAGATCAGCTGCATAATACG GAAAATTGGATAGCAGCAGTGAAAGCGGCAGACCAGCTCCACGGGGCGTTATTGGAAACTGATAATGTACTGCGCGTGGAGCCAGCTGCCCTGTCTCTTGTGCAGCACATGTGGGCCCTTAGTGATGCT ATACCAGCCACAAAAGCCCCAAGTGAGGGGGTAGTGTGTGCCGTAGTACGTAATAGCAGCGCTGATTGCATCCGACAGCTCTTGCCCACCTTACTCGAACGGACCACCCGCGAGCCGCCGCCCAACGCCCTGCCTCATGCTTTGCTGCAACGGATAGCGTTGCATCACTTGGTAGAACTGGTGTTTGATCCGAATGTTATAAGG ctCCCAGAGTCAGAAATAGAAGAAGCCAGATTAAGGTCAGCGTTATGTCTGGCTCGAGCCGCAGGACCCGCTGCAGTGTTGGCTGCTGTAAGACGAAGGCTCTCTGGTTCTTCTCAAGCAGATATCTTTTGTGACaag TTACGAGATCGACTAAACAGACCTGTGGAGGGCATACGATCGTATCATTTTACaaa TGGGTACAGGTCGCACTTGCCGGTGTCGACTCGGCGCGCCCGCTCGACGCCGCCCGCGccggcgccgcgcccgcgccggcTGCGCCCGCTGCCTGACTCCGCACCGCTACCtg gtatttCTTCACCTGGAAGAGTGTTTGATGTCAAACCGCAAACGAATTTACACGAACG AGATTCCAGTGCAAACACAAGAACATCAGACAAGGCGGACATTTCGACCCCCTTAAAAGATGAGAAAGCTATAATTGAAGATGTTTCGGAACCGACGGAAAGTGGAATGCAGAAGGCTGAAGTTGTATCACAAGCGCCCAGTACTCCTTCGATCCATGTCGAAGATTGTTCTGAAAAATCAAGTCAATCTCAACCAAGTTTGTACGACAAAACACCTACAGAACAAcaagaagaagaaaaacaaCTAGAAGAAACAATTTCTCAAGAATCTGTGGAGAAAGTTGAAAATACAGTTTCACGACCGCAGAGTGTAAAATCCGCCTTATCTGAACGACCAACGAGTTATCATTCAAATGAATCTATACAAATTGTTCACGAAGAAGACGAGCCTAAGAGAATCGTAGAGCGCGATGTGCGGACCGCATTGGCGGAGACCATATTATCACCGCGTCATGAAGACTGGGAGGCGATTGTTAGTGCGTTGGCTGAAATTGAAAGACTCGCAGCAGACGAAACAGCTCGCGCGCCGGCTGCAAGCTGGCGAGCTGTTGTCCGTTCTGCCTCAGCTCATGTGCGATCACTTCGATCTAGAGTAGCTCGAGCTGCCTGCGCAGCATTGGGAACATTGTTTGATCATCGTGGAAAAATATTAGAGCCAGAAGTAGAAGAGGCAGCAGGTGCTCTGTTGGAGCGCTGTGCTGATGCAAATAGATTCTTAAGAGCTGAAGCTGCCAATGCGTTAGGAAGAGTGGCTTGTGGCGCGGGATGTGCAAGAGCTGGAGTCGCTTTGGCCAGGCGAGGCGCAACTCATAGGGCAGGCCCTGTTAGGGCAGCGGCTGCTCAAGCGTTAGCACGTCTTGCGAGACACGCAGGCGCGTCGAAAATTCTAGAACTCCCTCCAGAACCGCGGATAGTAATACTACGTGCTGCAGGGGAGCTCCTCGGTGACGCTCACCCTGAAACGAGACTTCACGCTCGACATCTTTGCGTCACTTTAGCAGAAGATCCACGTTTCAATCAAATGCTCAAAGACTCCATGACCCCGAGCAGATATCGTgctatagaaaaatatgttgaGAAATTACGCTGTCGGTGA
- the LOC119834294 gene encoding TLC domain-containing protein 5-like, which yields MAVRPELSTASLIKLSSFICWTWSYVFCAAKFPGKSPEWYSRAVTLVHGTVATAAGLWQCGIFTLTRERLTSKITWAHYATMVWSWGYFAFDLLWCIIYWTDSYVMLCHHISALIAINIYMSKQYTGCTFACTLALMEVTNPLLQTRWFLRYEGCNKNILYHVVEIMYLISFLTLRGVVGTYLTYEILHSDIFDMDEKLISLVFYIVSLIFISQIVGYVAYKYKTKIHHHTWI from the exons ATGGCGGTACGGCCTGAACTATCCACAGCATCGCTGATTAAATTATCGTCGTTCATATGCTGGACGTGGTCTTACGTGTTTTGTGCTGCAAAGTTCCCTGGAAAGAGTCCAGAATGGTATTCGAGGGCTGTGACCCTCGTCCACGGCACGGTGGCTACCGCAGCTGGCCTCTGGCAATGTGGGATCTTTACTCTAACAAGGGAACGCCTCACCA GTAAAATAACATGGGCTCACTATGCCACAATGGTCTGGTCATGGGGTTACTTCGCGTTCGACCTACTCTGGTGCATAATATATTGGACGGATAGTTATGTGATGCTGTGTCACCATATCAGTGCCCTGATCGCCATAAACATTTACATGAGTAAGCAGTATACGGGCTGCACTTTCGCTTGCACTCTCGCATTGATGGAAGTCACTAATCCTCTTCTACAAACAAGATG GTTCTTAAGATACGAAGGTTGTAATAAGAACATCTTATACCATGTAGTAGAGATTATGTACTTGATATCATTCCTTACTCTCCGTGGTGTTGTTGGTACCTACTTGACATACGAAATTCTGCATTCTGATATATTTGACATGGATGAGAAATTAATATCACTTGTCTTCTATATTGTTTCCCTTATCTTCATATCTCAAATAGTGGGCTATGTTGCCTACAAATATAAGACTAAAatt CATCATCACACGTGGATATAA